The following are encoded together in the Novipirellula artificiosorum genome:
- a CDS encoding putative bifunctional lysylphosphatidylglycerol flippase/synthetase encodes MSKKKLRKIAGPALATTLFVLAMNLLWREAHEVTWEQFKAGFTGVPAIYLCIAAFLIALNYGLLITYDLLALRYVCRSLPLRRVALVSFLGFTLGNNLGTLMAGAPIRFRFYTRWGLTPRQIVVLISICGLTFWSGLWLLGGTVLVFIPIELPAEVNLPLGTRALGAILLTFSVGYAAVCWLWHKPWPIGELHLCPPAPGLMSVQASVAAVDLLISATALYLVLPIEATVPFAQVLAAYLCAIAISLLTQVPGGLGVLEVILVTLLKGTVGESVLASVLIFRILYYVLPLLFGMVTLVAHEIFSGAVEAKEAKKDP; translated from the coding sequence TTGTCTAAGAAAAAACTTCGCAAAATCGCTGGCCCAGCACTAGCGACCACGCTGTTCGTGCTTGCGATGAACTTGCTGTGGCGAGAAGCCCACGAGGTGACCTGGGAACAGTTTAAAGCAGGTTTTACGGGAGTTCCCGCAATCTACCTTTGTATCGCGGCGTTTTTGATCGCTTTGAACTATGGGCTGCTGATCACCTACGATCTACTCGCTCTTCGCTACGTTTGCCGATCGTTACCGCTGCGCCGTGTCGCCTTGGTGTCGTTTCTTGGCTTTACACTTGGCAACAATCTCGGCACGTTGATGGCCGGCGCCCCGATCCGGTTTCGGTTTTATACCCGCTGGGGTCTTACCCCCCGGCAAATCGTCGTGCTGATTTCGATCTGTGGCTTGACGTTCTGGAGCGGTTTGTGGCTGCTCGGTGGCACCGTGCTCGTGTTTATTCCGATTGAATTGCCAGCGGAAGTCAATTTACCGTTGGGCACGCGTGCGCTTGGTGCAATCCTGTTGACCTTTTCGGTTGGCTACGCTGCCGTATGTTGGCTGTGGCATAAACCGTGGCCGATCGGAGAATTGCACTTGTGTCCACCAGCACCAGGCTTGATGTCGGTGCAAGCATCGGTCGCCGCAGTCGACTTGTTGATTTCCGCGACGGCCCTCTACCTGGTGCTTCCCATTGAAGCAACCGTTCCGTTCGCGCAAGTCTTAGCCGCCTATCTATGTGCCATTGCAATTTCGCTGCTGACCCAAGTTCCGGGTGGACTTGGTGTGTTGGAAGTGATTTTGGTGACGCTACTCAAGGGGACGGTGGGCGAGTCGGTGCTCGCGTCGGTGTTGATCTTTCGCATCTTGTACTACGTGCTGCCGTTGTTGTTTGGCATGGTCACGTTGGTCGCGCACGAAATCTTCAGCGGAGCGGTTGAGGCCAAAGAAGCAAAGAAGGATCCTTAG